Genomic segment of Coturnix japonica isolate 7356 unplaced genomic scaffold, Coturnix japonica 2.1 chrUnrandom725, whole genome shotgun sequence:
NNNNNNNNNNNNNNNNNNNNNNNNNNNNNNNNNNNNNNNNNNNNNNNNNNNNNNNNNNNNNNNNNNNNNNNNNNNNNNNNNNNNNNNNNNNNNNNNNNNNNNNNNNNNNNNNNNNNNNNNNNNNNNNNNNNNNNNNNNNNNNNNNNNNNNNNNNNNNNNNNNNNNNNNNNNNNNNNNNNNNNNNNNNNNNNNNNNNNNNNNNNNNNNNNNNNNNNNNNNNNNNNNNNNNNNNNNNNNNNNNNNNNNNNNNNNNNATGGTCCCCAATGGATTccagtgggtctctatgggtcccaatgagtctctattgatcccaatggaacccaatggttctctattgatcccaatggaacccaatggctcccaatggctctctattgatcccaatggACACCAATGGCTCTCAATGAGTctctattgatcccaatggctctctatgggtcccaatgagtctctattgatcccaatgggtctctatgggtcccaatggctCCTAATGGACCCCAATGGCTctctattgatcccaatggctctctatgggtcccaatggctctctatgggtcccaatgaatcccaatggctctctatTGACCCCAgtggctctctatgggtcccaatggctctctattgatcccaatagatcccaatggCTCTCTGTGGGTCCCAATGGCActctattgatcccaatggctctctatTGATCCCAATGACACTCTATAGCTCTCTATGGGTCCAAATGGatcccaatgggtctctatgggtcccaatgaaccccaatggctctctattgatcccaatggctcactattgatcccaatggaccccaatggctctctattgatcccaatgggtctctatgggtcccaatgagtctctattgatcccaatggctctctatgggtctgaaTGGCTctctattgatcccaatggctctctattgatcccaatggaccccaatggctctctattgatcccaatggctctctattgatcccaatggctctctatgggtcccaatggaccccaatggctctctatgggtcccaatggaccccaatggctctctattgatcccaatagaacccaatggtTCTCTATTAatcccaatggctctctatgggtcccaatggctCTCTNNNNNNNNNNNNNNNNNNNNNNNNNNNNNNNNNNNNNNNNNNNNNNNNNNNNNNNNNNNNNNNNNNNNNNNNNNNNNNNNNNNNNNNNNNNNNNNNNNNNNNNNNNNNNNNNNNNNNNNNNNNNNNNNNNNNNNNNNNNNccaatggctctctatgggtcccaatgagtctctattgatcccaatggctctctattgatcccaatggaccccaatggctctctattgatcccaatggctctctatgggtcccagtgaACCCCGATGGCActctattgatcccaatggctctctatgggtcccaatggctCTCAATGAGTctctattgatcccaatgggtctctatgggtcccaatgagtctctattgatcccaatggcTCTTTATGGGTCTGAATGGCActctattgatcccaatggctctctatgggtctgaatggctctctatgggtcccaatggctctctatgggtcccagtggaCACCGATGGCActctattgatcccaatggctctctattgatcccaatggctctctatTGATCCTAATGGACCCCAATGGCTctctattgatcccaatggaccccaatgggtctctatagctcccaatgggtctctattgatcccaatggaccccaatggctCTCAATGAGTctctattgatcccaatggctctctatgggtcccaatggctCCTAATGGACcccaatggctctctatgggtctgaatggctctctatgggtcccaatggcactctattgatcccaatggctctctatgggtcccaatggaccccaatgggtctctatgggtcccaatgactctctattgatcccaatggctctctattgatcccaatggaccccaatggcaCTCTATGGGTCCAAATGGACCCCAATGTCTCTCTATTGATCCCAATAGGTctctattgatcccaatggaacccaatgggtctctattgATCCTAATGGATCCCAATGGCTCCCTATTGATCCCAATAGGTctctattgatcccaatggACCCCAGTGTCTCCCTATGGCTCCCAATGGCTCTCTATTGACCCgaatggctctctatgggtcccaatggctcctaatagaccccaatggctctctatgggtcccaatgtctccctatggggtaggtatggggtctctatgggtctcaccCCTCTCTGCTGCTCgatcttctgctgctgcacctgggctctctatgggtcccaatggaccccaatggctctctatgggtcccaatagaccccaatggctctctatgggtcccaatggctctctatgggtcccagtggaCACCGATGGCActctattgatcccaatggctctctatgggtcccaatggctCTCAATGAGTctctattgatcccaatggctctctatgggtcccaatggctctctatgggtcccaatggaccccaatggctctatgggtcccaatagaacccaatggctctctattgatcccaatggatcccaatggctctctatgggtcccaatggctctctattgatcccaatggctctctatgggtcccaatggaccccaatgggtctctatgggtcccaatggcactctattgatcccaatggctctctatgggtcccaatggctCTCAATGAGTctctattgatcccaatggctctctatgggtcccaatggttctctattgatcccaatggctctctatTGACCCCAATGGTTCTCTATTGGTCCcaatggatctctatgggtctgaaGAGTTCTCTATGGCACTCTATTGACCCCAATGGCTCTCTATTGACCCcaatgtctctctatgggtcccaatgtctccctatggggcaggtatggggtctctatgggtctcaccCCTCTCTGCTGCTCgatcttctgctgctgcacctgCTTGTGGTTGGTGATGACCTGTCGGATCCCGTTGACGAAGCCGCTCTGGTCGTACGGGATCAACCCCATAAAGATCTTCTTCTTGGATGAGTAGAGCAGCATCAGCACCCGCACCTCGCAGGGAGCCGTGTGGGGGAAGTGAACACAGCCAgcctatagggggatatgggggttaatatagggggctatggggttaatatgggggtatggggtctctatggggtcctatggggttaatatgggggtatggggtctctatggggtcctatggggttaatatNNNNNNNNNNNNNNNNNNNNNNNNNNNNNNNNNNNNNNNNNNNNNNNNNNNNNNNNNNNNNNNNNNNNNNNNNNNNNNNNNNNNNNNNNNNNNNNNNNNNNNNNNNNNNNNNNNNNNNNNNNNNNNNNNNNNNNNNNNNNNNNNNNNNNNNNNNNNNNNNNNNNNNNNNNNNNNNNNNNNNNNNNNNNNNNNNNNNNNNNNNNNNNNNNNNNNNNNNNNNNNNNNNNNNNNNNNNNNNNNNNNNNNNNNNNNNNNNNNNNNNNNNNNNNNNNNNNNNNNNNNNNNNNNNNNNNNNNNNNNNNNNNNNNNNNNNNNNNNNNNNNNNNNNNNctatgggggtttggggtcactatggggtcctatgggtccctatggggtctctacaGGCtcctatggggccatggggtctctatggggtcctatgaggGCTCTaaggggtcctatggggtctctaaagggttaatatgggggtgtggggtctctatggacttctatggggccatggggtctctatggggtcctatgggggtatggggtcactatggggtctctatggggtcctatggggtctctatggggtctctatggggtcagcaTCAGCACCCGCACCTCGCAGGGAGCCGTGTGCGGGAAGTGAACACAGCCAGCctatggggggacatgggggtcaatagggggttaatatggggctctatgggggtatggggtctctatggggtcctatggggtctctatggggtcctatggggtccttaggGGGTTTGGGGTCNNNNNNNNNNNNNNNNNNNNNNNNNNNNNNNNNNNNNNNNNNNNNNNNNNNNNNNNNNNNNNNNNNNNNNNNNNNNNNNNNNNNNNNNNNNNNNNNNNNNNNNNNNNNNNNNNNNNNNNNNNNNNNNNNNNNNNNNNNNNNNNNNNNNNNNNNNNNNNNNNNNNNNNNNNNNNNNNNNNNNNNNNNNNNNNNNNNNNNNNNNNNNNNNNNNNNNNNNNNNNNNNNNNNNNNNNNNNNNNNNNNNNNNNNNNNNNNNNNNNNNNNNNNNNNNNNNNNNNNNNNNNNNNNNNNNNNNNNNNNNNNNNNNNNNNNNNNNNNNNNNNNNNNNNNNNNNNNNNNNNNNNNNNNNNNNNNNNNNNNNNNNNNNNNNNNNNNNNNNNNNNNNNNNNNNNNNNNNNNNNNNNNNNNNNNNNNNNNNNNNNNNNNNNNNNNNNNNNNNNNNNNNNNNNNNNNNNNNNNNNNNNNNNNNNNNNNNNNNNNNNNNNNNNNNNNNNNNNNNNNNNNNNNNNNNNNNNNNNNNNNNNNNNNNNNNNNNNNNNNNNNNNNNNNNNNNNNNNNNNNNNNNNNNNNNNNNNNNNNNNNNNNNNNNNNNNNNNNNNNNNNNNNNNNNNNNNNNNNNNNNNNNNNNNNNNNNNNNNNNNNNNNNNNNNNNNNNNNNNNNNNNNNNNNNNNNNNNNNNNNNNNNNNNNNNNNNNNNNNNNNNNNNNNNNNNNNNNNNNNNNNNNNNNNNNNNNNNNNNNNNNNNNNNNNNNNNNNNNNNNNNNNNNNNNNNNNNNNNNNNNNNNNNNNNNNNNNNNNNNNNNNNNNNNNNNNNNNNNNNNNNNNNNNNNNNNNNNNNNNNNNNNNNNNNNNNNNNNNNNNNNNNNNNNNNNNNNNNNNNNNNNNNNNNNNNNNNNNNNNNNNNNNNNNNNNNNNNNNNNNNNNNNNNNNNNNNNNNNNNNNNNNNNNNNNNNNNNNNNNNNNNNNNNNNNNNNNNNNNNNNNNNNNNNNNNNNNNNNNNNNNNNNNNNNNNNNNNNNNNNNNNNNNNNNNNNNNNNNNNNNNNNNNNNNNNNNNNNNNNNNNNNNNNNNNNNNNNNNNNNNNNNNNNNNNNNNNNNNNNNNNNNNNNNNNNNNNCTATGGGGTCCTTaagggggtttggggtcactatggggtctatgggtctctatgggtccctatgggtctctatggggtctatggggtctctatgggctcctagggggtccctatggggtctatgggtctctatgggtccctatgggtcgctatgggtccctatggggtctatgggatccctatgggtccctatgggtccctatggggtctatgggtctctatgggtccctatgggtctctatggggtctctatgggtccctatgggttactatggggtttctatgggtctctatggagtctctatggggtctctatggagtctatggggtccctatgggtctctatggggtccctatgggtccctatggggtctatggggtctctgtgggtctctgtgggtctctatgagggctatggggtcactatggggtctctatggggtcctatggggtctctatggggacctatggggtctctatggggtcctatggggtctctatgggggcctatggggtctctatggggtccaatagggtcactatggggttaatatgggagtatggggtctctatggggtctctatggggtcagcaTCAGCACCCGCACCTCGCAGGGGGCCGTGTGGGGGAAGTGAACGCAGCCAGcctataggggggatatgggggtcaatagggggtcctatggggtcctatggggtctctaaagggttaatatgggggtatggggtctctatggggtccctatgggtccctatggcgtctatggggtccctatgggtctctatgggtccctatggggtctatggggtctctgtgggtctcttgGTgttctgtgggtctctatgggtctctaggGGggctatggagtctctatggggtctctatggagtctatggggtctctatggagtctatggggtccctatgggtctctatggggtccctatgggtccctatggggtctatggggtctctgtgggtctctatgagggctatggggtcactatggggtctctatggggtccaatggggtctatggagtctctaAGGGGTTAaaatggggctatggggtctctaagaggccctatggggtcaatatggggtcctatggggtctctatggggtctctatggggttaatatgggagtatggggtctctatggggacctatggggtatctattgggtcctatggggtatctatggggtcctatgggggtatggggtcattatggtgtctctatgggtctctgtgggtctctatgggggctatggggccatggggtcactatggggttagtatggggccatggggtcactatggggtctctatggggtcctatggggtctctatggggttaatatgggagtatagggtctctatggggtgctatggggccatggggtctctatggggtctctatggggggctatggggttagTATGGGGgcatggggtctctatggggtcagcaTCAGCACCCGTACCTCGCAGGGGGCCGTGTGGGGGAAGTGAACACAGCCNAAGTGAACACAGCCAgcctatggggggatatgggggtcaatagggggctctatggggtctctatggggtcctatgggggtttggggtcactatggggttaatatgaggtcctatggggatttggggtcactatggggtcctatggggtctctatggggtcctatggggtcctatggggtcctatgggggtatggggtctctatggggtcctatggggtctctatggggtcctatgggggtatggggtcactatggggtcctatgggggtatggggtcactatggggtcctatggggtctctatgggtccctatgggtccctatgggtccctatgggcctctatggggtttctatggatccctataggtctctatgggtctctatggggtccctatgggtctctatgggtctctacaGGGTTTCTATAGGgcttctatggggtttctatggggtttctatggggtttctatagggtctatagtGACTCTAtatatctctatggggtctatggggtctctatggggtctatggggtctctatgggtccctatgggtctctatgggtctctatggggtctctatgggtttctatggatccctatgggtctctatgggtctctatggatccctatggggtccctatgggtctctatggggtccctattggtctctatgggtctctatagggtttctatagggtttctatggggtttctatggggtttctatggatccctataggtctctatgggtccctatggggtccctatggggtctctatgggtccctatggggtccctatgggtctctatgggtccctatgggtctctatgggtctctatgggtctctatggggtttctatgggtctctatggggtttctatggggtctctatggggtttctatgggtctctatggggtttctatagggtctccATGGATagctatgggtccctatggggtccctatgggtctctatggggtttctatggatccctataggtctctatgggtctctatggggtccctatgggtctctatagggtttctatagggtttctatggggtttctatggggtttctatggggtttctatagggtctatggtgactctatgtatctctatggggtctatggggtctctatggggtcaatggggtccctatgggtctctatgggtctctatgggtctctatagggtttctatggggtttctatggggtctatggtgactctatgtatctctatggggtctatgcggtctctatgggtctctatgggtccctatggggtctatggggtccctatgggtctatgggtctctatggggtccctatgggtctctatagggtttctatggggtccctatgggtctctatgggtccctatgggtccctatgggtctctatgggtccctatgggtccctatgggtctctatgggtccctatgggtccctatggagtctatggggtctctattggtccctatgggtccctatgggtctctatatatctctatggggtctctataggtttctatggggtttctatggggtttctatgggtctctatggggtttctatggggtctatggatccctatgggtccctatgggtctctatggggtctctataggtctctatgggtctctatgggtctctatggggtttctatgggtctctgtagggtttctatggggtctctatgggtccctatgggtctctatggggtttctatggatccctataggtctctatgggtctctatggggtccctatggggtctctatgggtccctatgggtctctatagggtttctatagggtttctatagggtttctatggggtttctatggggtccctatgagtctctatgggtccctatgggtctctatgggtctctatggggtccctatgggtctctatgggtccctatgggtctctatggggtttctatggggtttctatggggctccttACGAATCCATTCCCCATAATGCGATAAAGTCCTTTAAGCGATTCCAGGTCCTTGTTGGTAAAATGAAACTGCACCATCCGGGAATTACGGAACAAAGGACCCAAAGTGGTctgtaaaaaaattaaacccAAAATGGGGGGGTCAccttaagacccccccccaccttaTAGTGAAGGAACGACCCCCATAAAGCGCCCcgttttttttttaggggggggggaaataggATCGCCTTGTTATGAAGCTGCCAGGACCTGCCCCCCATTGAGTTCAATGGGAAGCTTGAGATTTAAAGGGGCCGCGACCTATTTTAAACCTCCCACCCCCATTTAAAGGGGCCGCGACCCATTTTAGGGACCCCTCCCCANNNNNNNNNNNNNNNNNNNNNNNNNNNNNNNNNNNNNNNNNNNNNNNNNNNNNNNNNNNNNNNNNNNNNNNNNNNNNNNNNNNNNNNNNNNNNNNNNNNNNNNNNNNNNNNNNNNNNNNNNNNNNNNNNNNNNNNNNNNNNNNNNNNNNNNNNNNNNNNNNNNNNNNNNNNNNNNNNNNNNNNNNNNNNNNNNNNNNNNNNNNNNNNNNNNNNNNNNNNNNNNNNNNNNNNNNNNNNNNNNNNNNNNNNNNNNNNNNNNNNNNNNNNNNNNNNNNNNNNNNNNNNNNNNNNNNNNNNNNNNNNNNNNNNNNNNNNNNNNNNNNNNNNNNNNNNNNNNNNNNNNNNNNNNNNNNNNNNNNNNNNNNNNNNNNNNNNNNNNNNNNNNNNNNNNNNNNNNNNNNNNNNNNNNNNNNNNNNNNNNNNNNNNNNNNNNNNNNNNNNNNNNNNNNNNNNNNNNNNNNNNNNNNNNNNNNNNNNNNNNNNNNNNNNNNNNNNNNNNNNNNNNNNNNNNNNNNNNNNNNNNNNNNNNNNNNNNNNNNNNNNNNNNNNNNNNNNNNNNNNNNNNNNNNNNNNNNNNNNNNNNNNNNNNNNNNNNNNNNNNNNNNNNNNNNNNNNNNNNNNNNNNNNNNNNNNNNNNNNNNNNNNNNNNNNNNNNNNNNNNNNNNNNNNNNNNNNNNNNNNNNNNNNNNNNNNNNNNNNNNNNNNNNNNNNNNNNNNNNNNNNNNNNNNNNNNNNNNNNNNNNNNNNNNNNNNNNNNNNNNNNNNNNNNNNNNNNNNNNNNNNNNNNNNNNNNNNNNNNNNNNNNNNNNNNNNNNNNNNNNNNNNNNNNNNNNNNNNNNNNNNNNNNNNNNNNNNNNNNNNNNNNNNNNNNNNNNNNNNNNNNNNNNNNNNNNNNNNNNNNNNNNNNNNNNNNNNNNNNNNNNNNNNNNNNNNNNNNNNNNNNNNNNNNNNNNNNNNNNNNNNNNNNNNNNNNNNNNNNNNNNNNNNNNNNNNNNNNNNNNNNNNNNNNNNNNNNNNNNNNNNNNNNNNNNNNNNNNNNNNNNNNNNNNNNNNNNNNNNNNNNNNNNNNNNNNNNNNNNNNNNNNNNNNNNNNNNNNNNNNNNNNNNNNNNNNNNNNNNNNNNNNNNNNNNNNNNNNNNNNNNNNNNNNNNNNNNNNNNNNNNNNNNNNNNNNNNNNNNNNNNNNNNNNNNNNNNNNNNNNNNNNNNNNNNNNNNNNNNNNNNNNNNNNNNNNNNNNNNNNNNNNNNNNNNNNNNNNNNNNNNNNNNNNNNNNNNNNNNNNNNNNNNNNNNNNNNNNNNNNNNNNNNNNNNNNNNNNNNNNNNNNNNNNNNNNNNNNNNNNNNNNNNNNNNNNNNNNNNNNNNNNNNNNNNNNNNNNNNNNNNNNNNNNNNNNNNNNNNNNNNNNNNNNNNNNNNNNNNNNNNNNNNNNNNNNNNNNNNNNNNNNNNNNNNNNNNNNNNNNNNNNNNNNNNNNNNNNNNNNNNNNNNNNNNNNNNNNNNNNNNNNNNNNNNNNNNNNNNNNNNNNNNNNNNNNNNNNNNNNNNNNNNNNNNNNNNNNNNNNNNNNNNNNNNNNNNNNNNNNNNNNNNNNNNNNNNNNNNNNNNNNNNNNNNNNNNNNNNNNNNNNNNNNNNNNNNNNNNNNNNNNNNNNNNNNNNNNNNNNNNNNNNNNNNNNNNNNNNNNNNNNNNNNNNNNNNNNNNNNNNNNNNNNNNNNNNNNNNNNNNNNNNNNNNNNNNNNNNNNNNNNNNNNNNNNNNNNNNNNNNNNNNNNNNNNNNNNNNNNNNNNNNNNNNNNNNNNNNNNNNNNNNNNNNNNNNNNNNNNNNNNNNNNNNNNNNNNNNNNNNNNNNNNNNNNNNNNNNNNNNNNNNNNNNNNNNNNNNNNNNNNNNNNNNNNNNNNNNNNNNNNNNNNNNNNNNNNNNNNNNNNNNNNNNNNNNNNNNNNNNNNNNNNNNNNNNNNNNNNNNNNNNNNNNNNNNNNNNNNNNNNNNNNNNNNNNNNNNNNNNNNNNNNNNNNNNNNNNNNNNNNNNNNNNNNNNNNNNNNNNNNNNNNNNNNNNNNNNNNNNNNNNNNNNNNNNNNNNNNNNNNNNNNNNNNNNNNNNNNNNNNNNNNNNNNNNNNNNNNN
This window contains:
- the LOC116652697 gene encoding mediator of RNA polymerase II transcription subunit 25-like; amino-acid sequence: MAGETQTGFGGIGDQVDEVVTVSGLCKSGRESTTLGPLFRNSRMVQFHFTNKDLESLKGLYRIMGNGFAGCVHFPHTAPCEVRVLMLLYSSKKKIFMGLIPYDQSGFVNGIRQVITNHKQVQQQKIEQQRGLGGAAPFLPKQPVGAQVWGGYGVMGLWGG